The sequence below is a genomic window from Chondrinema litorale.
TGATACAACTTTTAGAAGTCAGTGATTAGTCTTCTAAGACTAATTTACTTCCAATAAATTGATCGCTACTTAGAGAGTTCAATTTAGATGCATGCATAATTTTCACATCTGCAACACCTTTATCTAAAGCCTGAAAGCAATTATGCATCTTTGGTAACATACCAGCAGTAATTACTTTTTCATCAATTAACTGTTGGTAATAATCTTTATCAATTAAAGAAATTACGCTGTCGTCATCTTCTGGATTTGCCAGTACACCATTCTTCTCAAAACAGTAAATTAGAGATACATCAAAATGCTCGCTAGCAGCAACAGCTAAAGTAGCGGCAATGGTATCTGCATTTGTATTGAGTAGACTACCTGCTTTGTCGTGCGTAATAGCACAGCAAACCGGAACAATTGAATTCTGTAAAAGCACATTGAGCATATTGGCATTTACGCTAATAATATCTCCTACAAAGCCAAAATCGATAGGTTCTTTGGGCCTAAATACTGATTGAATCAAATTCAAATCTGCACCAGAGAGTCCAACTGCGTTACAATTATTCGCTTGTAGCTGAGCAACAATGCTTTTGCTTACCCAGCCTGCATACATCATTGTAACCACCTTAAGGGTTTCTTCATTGGTGATTCTTCTGCCATCAACCATTTCTGGCTCAATGCCCATTTGAAGAGACAATCTACTAGCTAATTTTCCACCACCGTGCACAAGCACTTTTTTGCCTTCTAATTTGCTAAAATCAATCAGAAACTGTTTGAGTGCCTCTTCATTATCAATTACATTCCCTCCGATTTTTACTACATTCAGTTTCTCCATCACTTAGAAATTGGCTTTTAAGATTTGTTCAATCACAGCTTGTGCTGAATAAATTCTATTTTCCGCTTGCTTAATTACGATAGAGCTTTCACTATCCAATACATCATCACTCACAATTACATTCCTTCTTACAGGCAAACAGTGCATGAATTTAGCATCGTTGGTCAATTTCATCTTAGCAGCATCTATTTGCCACGAAGGATCAGAATTTAATACTTGTCCGTAGTCTTTAAATGAAGACCAGTTTTTTGTATAAATAAAGTCAGCTCCTTCAAAAGCTTTTTTCTGATCGTATTCAATCGTAGCTCCTTTGGTAAATTGCTCAGACAATTCGTAACCTTCTGGATGCGTGATTGTTAGATCGTAACCTGCAGCTAAAACCCACTCTGCAAATGAATTAGAAACAGCTTGAGGTAATGCTCTCGGATGTGGCGCCCAACTTAAAACTATCTTAGGTTTAGCTACTTTTTTATGCTCAGTAATTGTAATTAAATCAGCCAGAGACTGTAACGGGTGCCTAATGGCAGACTCCAAACTAATTACTGGAATACCAGCATACTTTTTAATTTGGTTGATTACATTGTCTTGGTAATCTTCGTCTTTGTCTTTAAGTCCCGGAAAAGAGCGGATACCCATTACATCAAAATAGGTTCCCATAACGGCAGCGGCTTCTTTTACATGTTCAGCTTTATTGCCATCCATCACCACTCCATCTGCAAACTCTAATTGCCATCCATCACTACTAAAATTCATTACTATAGGCGACATTCCTAGGTTTTGAGCGGCAACTTGAGTACTTAGGCGAGTTCTCAAACTTGGGTTTAAAAAGATAATACCCATTGTTTTACCTTTACCAAGGTGCTCACTTGCTTTAGGAACAGCTTTTAGATTTAAAGCAATTTCAATTAGTTTTTCTATATCGTTAACATCTTCTACTGATGTAAAATGTCTCATTTTATTAAACTGTCAATTCTTTATTGGATAATACATTTGTGAATGCTTCAAGGAAAATATCAGATTCCTTTTTACCTATTGTAAGCGAAGGCAACAATCTAAGTACATTTGGATTTGAAGCAGAACCCGTAAAAATTTTATGATCGAACAATAAGCTATTTCTGATGCCTTTTATAGGGCCTTCTAGCTCAACACCAATCATTAGACCTCTACCTCTCACTTCTTTTACACCATCAACTTGCTTTAATTGCTCCATCAAATAATCACCTGTGTTCTTCGCATTTTCAATTAGGTTTTGTTCTTCCATCACTTCGATTACAGCTAAGGCTGCTACACAAGCTAATTGGTTTCCTCCAAAGGTACTTCCTAGCATTCCATATTTTGCTTCGATATCTGGAGAGATGGCAATTGCTCCTACCGGAAAACCATTTCCGATACCTTTTGCCATTGTATAGATATCAGCTTTAAGATTATAATAGTCGTGCGAATAATACTTTCCGCTTCTACCACAACCACACTGCACAGCATCAGCAATTAACAAAGCACCATTTGCCTCACACAAACTTTTAATTTTGTCCATAAAACTTTGTGTTGGTAAATAAATACCGCCAATGCCTTGAATACCTTCAATAATTACAGCCGCTATATCTCCACTTTCAAAGGCTTTTTCTAATGCAGCTTCATCATTAAAAGGAAGAATAATGG
It includes:
- the argB gene encoding acetylglutamate kinase, yielding MEKLNVVKIGGNVIDNEEALKQFLIDFSKLEGKKVLVHGGGKLASRLSLQMGIEPEMVDGRRITNEETLKVVTMMYAGWVSKSIVAQLQANNCNAVGLSGADLNLIQSVFRPKEPIDFGFVGDIISVNANMLNVLLQNSIVPVCCAITHDKAGSLLNTNADTIAATLAVAASEHFDVSLIYCFEKNGVLANPEDDDSVISLIDKDYYQQLIDEKVITAGMLPKMHNCFQALDKGVADVKIMHASKLNSLSSDQFIGSKLVLED
- a CDS encoding aspartate aminotransferase family protein; amino-acid sequence: MKPFDVYPIYDIEPIRGENNYIWDNKGNKYLDFYGGHAVISIGHSNPHFLNRINRQMQKMVFYSNAVINNLQVELAERLGAIAGIPDYQLFLCNSGAEANENAIKLASFQTGKKKIISFSKGFHGRTSMAVAVTDNPKIIAPVNETENAIILPFNDEAALEKAFESGDIAAVIIEGIQGIGGIYLPTQSFMDKIKSLCEANGALLIADAVQCGCGRSGKYYSHDYYNLKADIYTMAKGIGNGFPVGAIAISPDIEAKYGMLGSTFGGNQLACVAALAVIEVMEEQNLIENAKNTGDYLMEQLKQVDGVKEVRGRGLMIGVELEGPIKGIRNSLLFDHKIFTGSASNPNVLRLLPSLTIGKKESDIFLEAFTNVLSNKELTV
- a CDS encoding N-acetylornithine carbamoyltransferase — translated: MRHFTSVEDVNDIEKLIEIALNLKAVPKASEHLGKGKTMGIIFLNPSLRTRLSTQVAAQNLGMSPIVMNFSSDGWQLEFADGVVMDGNKAEHVKEAAAVMGTYFDVMGIRSFPGLKDKDEDYQDNVINQIKKYAGIPVISLESAIRHPLQSLADLITITEHKKVAKPKIVLSWAPHPRALPQAVSNSFAEWVLAAGYDLTITHPEGYELSEQFTKGATIEYDQKKAFEGADFIYTKNWSSFKDYGQVLNSDPSWQIDAAKMKLTNDAKFMHCLPVRRNVIVSDDVLDSESSIVIKQAENRIYSAQAVIEQILKANF